CCCAGCGTTCGACGAGCCGCCCCGCCGTGTCCGCGCGGATCGCGCGGACACAGGTGCGGATCCGCCTCCGCAGCGCCGGCACACATCGGATGAGCAGCGGCCACAGCCGGCTCGGCGGGGCACCGCGGTCCTTGCCGCCCAGTGGCACCAGCCGCAAGTACTCCCAGCCCCCGATGTCGCGTACGTCCAAGCCCTCCAGCAGGAAACCATGCTCGGCGAACGCGTCCCGTAAGGCCCGGGTGCGCACCTCGAACAGGGCCCGCATGAACGGCGACCACGGCTGGGGAGCGTGTGTGGCCTCGCGGGTCCAGTACCCGGGCGGCGGCTCGACCGGGACCGGCACCGGTTCGGGGAGGGGCTCCGGTAGTGCGGTGATCGGCCGGGCCTGGAGCAGGAACAGCCCGCCCTCGGCGAGCGCCCATTCGATGTCCTGGGGTACGCCCTCGTGCGCCTCCACCCGCCGGGCCAGCTCGGCGACCGATCGGACCTGAGCCGCGTCGACCGCGTCCTCCGGGTGCGCACCACAGGTCGCCGTACCGCCCCGCACCACCCATTCGTCCGGGCAGGTCGCCCCGGAGACGAGCCGGTCCCCCAGACCGTGTACGGCGCTGACCACCACCTCCCCCCGCTCGCCGGTGACCGGGTTGGCGGTGAACGCCACGCCGGCCGCCTCGGCGGGCACCAGCCGCTGGACGAGCACCGCGAGCCGGCTGTCCTGCGGCAGGCCGTGGGCCTCGCGGTAGAGGCGGACGTGCGCCAGGCGACCTGACGTCCAGCACGCGACCACCGCCGCCAGCAGCGGCTCCCCGGCCCTCACGTCCAGCACGGTCTCGTACTGCCCGGCGTGCGAGGCGTCTTCGCCGTCCTCCTCGACGCCCGAGGAACGCACGGCCAGCGGTCCGCCCCCCAGCCGCCCGGCCGCGGTCAGGACGGCCGCCGCCAACCGGTCGTCGAGACGACCGCCGACCAGCGCGCGGTCCAGCGTCCCGGCCGGAATCACGAAGCCGTCCGGCACCGGGAACCCGGCCGCCCGCAGCCGGCCCAGACTCGCCGCCTTACCCCCGGCCTCCGCCGGACCCAGCCGGCCGGCCTCGTCCAAAGCCACGATGTCGCACGTCCGCTGACCGACCACAGCACCGCTCCTTCGCCGATCGGATACGTCCAGCATCGGCCTGCGCCGGCGCCTCGGCCGATACGTATCCCTACGTATCCGCGTCGGGCGATGGCCGGGACCTGAGGCCGCGGTGGATCGGCTCGTCCCCCGCGCGGGTCAGCGGCGCAGCGCCCGGCGGGCGAGCCGGTTCCCGAGGAACTGCCCCGCCTGCACGATCACGACGATCGTGGCGACGGTGATGTAGACGATCGGCCAGTTGTAGCGCTGTGACCCGTAGGTGATCGCGAAGTCGCCCAGGCCACCGCCGCCGAAGAGCCCGGCCTGCGCGGACATGTCGACGACCGCGACGAAGATGAACGTGTAGCCGAGGATGATCGGACCGAGCGCCTCCGGGATGAGCACCGTGACGATGATGCCCACCGGCCGGGCCCCGGCCGCGCGCGCCGCCTCGATCACGCCGGGGCCGACCGTCAGCAGGTTCTGCTCGACGATGCGGCTGACCGCGAACGCCGCGGACAGCGACAGCGCGAAGGTGACCGCGTTCGTACCGATCGTCGTGCCGAGGGTGTTCAGCATCAGCGGCTGGATCGCGGTGAGGAAGATGACGAACGGGATCGGCCGTACGACGTTGACGAGGACGTTGACGGCGACGTACACGGGCCGGTTGGCCATGAGGTTGCCCGGCCGGGTGGCGTACAGGACGAGCCCGATGGCCAGGCCGAGCACACCACCGGCCACCACCGAGATGACCACGATGTAGAAGGTCTGCCCGATCGCCTGCCGGAAGACCGGCAGGTTGGTGAGGAACTCGTGCATCTCAGTCCTCCTCCGTCAGCTCGACGCCGTCGGACCGCAGCGCCGCCAGCGACGCGTCCACGGCGTCCGGCGGCCCCGTAAGTTCGAAGGTGAGACTCCCGACAGGTCTGTCCTGCAGCTCGCTGATGCCGCCGAAGACGATCTCCGCCGCGACCTCGTGGCGCAGGAACGTGGCGGCGAGCGCGGTCTGGAAGCCGGTACGGTCGCGCACCCGTACGGTGACGAGACGCCCGGAGTGCGTGCGCCGCAGCCGCGCCAGCGTCGCGGCCGACGGACGGTCGCGCAGGGTGGTGCCGACGAAGCGGGCGGCGGCCTCGGTGCTCGGGTGCGCGAAGACCTCGTACAGGCTCCCGGACTCGACGAGCTCGCCTCCGTCGAGTACCGCCACCCGGTCCGCGATGCTGCGGATGACGTCCAGTTCGTGGGTGATGATGACGATCGTGACGCCCAGTTCGCGGTTGATGCGCCGGAGCAGGGCGAGCACCTCGCCCGTCGTCTCCGGGTCGAGCGCGCTCGTGGCCTCGTCGGCGAGCAGCAGCGAGGGTTCGGTGGCCAGGGCCCGTGCGATCCCCACCCGCTGTTTCTGCCCGCCGGACAGTTGCTCCGGATGGTCGTGGGCACGGTCCAGCAGCCCCACGAAGTCCAGCAGCCGCGCCACCCTGCGGTCGCGTTCGGGCTGCCCGACTCCGGCGACCTTGAGCGGGTACGCGACGTTGCCCGCGACGGTACGCGACCGGAACAGGTTGAACTGCTGGAAGATCATGCCGATGTCGCGCCGTACGTTTCGCCGATCGCGTTCGGACAGGGCCGTGACCTCGTGCGGCCCGACATGGATCCGCCCTTCGGTGGGCGTCTCCAGGCCGTTGATCAGCCGTACCAGCGTGCTCTTGCCGGCGCCGGAGTGGCCGATGACGCCGAAGACCTCGCCGCGGGCGACCTCCAGGCTCACATCGCGCAACGCGGTCAACGGCGTGCCGCGCCGGCCGTTCCCGGGAAAACGCTTGGTCACGTGCTCGATACGGACGTACGGCTCGGAGCCGGCCGGCTCGGCGTCTCTGGTGGTGACGGACATATCGCACCGGTGGCCCGGCACCGTACGGTCCGGGCCACCTCTCCTTTTCCTACTTCTGCGCCGCCTGGGCCTGTGCCTGGACGGTCTTCAGCTCCGCCTGCAACGTCGCCGGCGTCACGTCGCGGAACACCGCGGTGCCTCCGTTGGCCGTCTGGACGCCCTTCTCCACCGATGGGTCGTGGTACAGCGCGGCCAGCTTCAGGTACGTCGGGTTGTCCTTGTCCGCGGCGCGGGAGACGAAGAGGTTCACGTACGGGGCGGCGATCGGGCTGGCCGGGTCGTCCTGGAATATCGCGTCCGACTTCGCCAGCTTCGCGCTCGTCGCGTAGTTGTTGTTGACGATCGCCGCGGCCGCCGAGCCGTTGAGTACGGCCCGCGCGGTCTGTGACGCGTCCAGGGTGACGACGTCGACCCGGTGCGAGGTGATGTCGGAGGTGCTGGAGAACGCGGTGCCGCCGTTCTTCAGCGTCACCAGCTTGGCGGCCTGCAGCACCAGCAGCCCGCGCGCCTCGTTGATCGCGTCGTTCGGGATCGCGACCTTGGCGCCGTCCGGCAGCGCGGCCGGGGCGTGGTACTTCAGCGCGTAGAGCGGCAGCGGGTAGACCGCCGTCGCGCCGATGGGCTGCAGGTCCTCGTGCGCGGTGACGTTGTAGTTCGCCAGGTACTGGATGTGCTGGAACTGGTTCAGGTCGAGCTGCTTCTGTTTCAACGCGGGGTTCGGCTGGCTGTAGTCGTTGAAGTTGACATACGTCACGGTGACGTTCAGCCGCTTCTTCGCCAGCGCCGCGTAGGTCTTCCAGTACGGCTCGGACGCGTCGGCGACACCGATGCGTACCGTCTTCGCGTCGTCGGAGCCGCCGGTCACGGCGACGACGACCGCGACGACGACGATGGCGGCCACGACCACGGCCGAGACGATCCAGTTGATGCGTCGCCTGCCGCTGGAGCGGCGTTCCGGCAACTGGGGCTCGTCCGCCGGTTCGCTGGGCGTGGACGAATCGGACACAACAACCTCCGGGGTTCATCGATGAGTGCACCGGCCGGCCACCGTCACGTGCGGCGGCCGCCGGGGAGTGAAAGGGAGCAATCGCGTGGATGGGCACGCGAGCGGCGAACGTCGTCAGGAGCGACGCCGTGCCGGTCTCATCGGCGACAGAGGCTGCTCGCGACGTGCGCGTAGTCGACCACGCGTCGACTGGTCAGCAGCACCTCACGTAGGAGCGGTCTGCCGGCCGGCGAGACCCTGGTCTCGCCGGATGCGAGCGACCACCCGATGGTCGCGGTCGCGCGGCTCCGCCGGCGCGGCTGACTGGAAAGCATGGTTTTCATACTAGTTAAGTAGGTATTTCTCTCGCAAGTGGCCAGGCCGACGCGAGCACGCCCCGTCGGTGACCATGCGGACCCTTACGGAAGGGACCGCATGATCACCGACGGGTGGCGGGTCAGTGAGCCTCCAGAGTCCGCGTCTGGCGGATCTCCTTCCAGCTCTTGGGAGTGGTCTTCAGGGCGACCTGCTGGGGCGGGGCGGCAGGGCGGCCGGTGGTGTAGAGCCAGGTCTGGAAGAGGCTCCCCAGGTTCTTGCCGGAGATCTTCTCGGCCAGCGCCTCGAACTGGGCGGTGGTGGCGTTGCCGTAACGGTGGAGGGTCGCCCACGCGCGGAGGATGGTGAAGAACTTCGCGTCGCCGACCGTGGCGCGCAGGGCCTGGAGGGTCAGGGCGCCGCGGTCGTAGACGGCGTCGTCGAACTGGTTGTCGCCAGGGCCCGGGTCACCGGCCTTGACCTGCCAGAACGGGTCGTCGGCCGGGTAGCTGTCGTACGTCTGCCGCGCGACCTCGGCGGTGGTTCCCTGGCCGGTCTTCTCCGACCACAGCCACTCGGCGAAGGTGGCGAAGCCCTCGTTCAGCCAGATGTCGCGCCAGGTCGTGAGCGAGACGCTGTCGCCGAACCACTGGTGGGCGTTCTCGTGCACGATGAGGTACGGCCGGACACCGGTGGAGAAGGCCGCAGGGCTGTAGAAGACCCGGGTCTGCTCCTCCAGCGAGAAGTGCGACGTGACGTTCGGGACGTAGCCGCCGGCGGAGGTGAAGGGGTAGGGACCGAAGACCGTGCTCTCCCAGTCGATGACCTCACCGGTGGTCTCGACGCTGGCCTTGGCCGCCGTGAGCAGGGCCGGGTCGACGTCGGGGCTGTAGGCGGTGATCACGGGCAGGCCGCTCTTGGTGCGGCCCTGGTGGATCTCGAACTTGCCCACCGCGAGGGTGGTCAGGTAGGTCGCCTCCGGCTTGGCCTCGTGCCACTTGTACGTGGTCCAGCCGCCCGCCGTACGGGCGCCGTGGGGTTCGCCGCTGCTGATCGTCTGCAGGCCTTCGGGCACGGTGATCGTGATGTCGTAGGTGGCCTTGTCGAGCGGGTGGTCGTTGCTGGGGAACCACCACCAGGCGCTTTCGGGCTCCTGCGCCGCGACCGCGCCGTCGGGGGTCTTCGCCCAGCCGACGTAGTCGTTGTACTTCTTCGTCGACGGCACGCCGGAGTAGGTCACCGTGATGGCGATCGACGCGCCCTTTCGCAGGACACGGGCGGGGGTGATCACCAGCTCGTGCGCGCCGGACGTGGTGAACGACGCCTTGCGGCCGTTGACCGTGACCGCCTGGGTGTCCAGCAGGAAGTCGAGGTCGAAACGGGACAGGTCCTGGGTGGCCCGCGCCGTGATCCTCGCGGTGCCCTGCAGCGTGTCGGTGGCGGGCTGGTACTTCAGGCCGAGGTCGTAGTGCGAGACGTCATATCCGCCGTTCCCGTAGTCCGGATAGTACGGGTCGCCGATACCGGGCGCTCCTGGCGCGGCGGCGCTCGCCGCGGTGGCGAACAGCAGAACGCCGGCAGCACCGACGGCGACCGCAAGAAGCGGCGTTTTCCGCATCTGGGGCTCTCCTTCGCATTTCCGGATTAGGTTGTCGAAATACCAGGGAACCTACCGCGCCAGCCCTGGAGCGTCACCCCGAGGCGCCGGGCGAAGAACGCCGCCGAACGCTTTCGAGAACTCACCGTCACGGTCTCTGGTCAAGAACGCGACCCGGCCGGCGCGCTCCCCCGCGCCCATGAGCAGGTCCCGTACCGGAAAGGCGGGCCCCGGACCGTCCCCCCGTACGCGAGGCGCACTCGTCCTCACCTGGCCTGGCGCTTTTCCTTCTCGTGCGGACGCGTGAAACTGGCACATGTGTCCGTTGTGTTACGTG
Above is a genomic segment from Actinoallomurus bryophytorum containing:
- a CDS encoding methionine ABC transporter permease, whose protein sequence is MHEFLTNLPVFRQAIGQTFYIVVISVVAGGVLGLAIGLVLYATRPGNLMANRPVYVAVNVLVNVVRPIPFVIFLTAIQPLMLNTLGTTIGTNAVTFALSLSAAFAVSRIVEQNLLTVGPGVIEAARAAGARPVGIIVTVLIPEALGPIILGYTFIFVAVVDMSAQAGLFGGGGLGDFAITYGSQRYNWPIVYITVATIVVIVQAGQFLGNRLARRALRR
- a CDS encoding methionine ABC transporter ATP-binding protein; the protein is MSVTTRDAEPAGSEPYVRIEHVTKRFPGNGRRGTPLTALRDVSLEVARGEVFGVIGHSGAGKSTLVRLINGLETPTEGRIHVGPHEVTALSERDRRNVRRDIGMIFQQFNLFRSRTVAGNVAYPLKVAGVGQPERDRRVARLLDFVGLLDRAHDHPEQLSGGQKQRVGIARALATEPSLLLADEATSALDPETTGEVLALLRRINRELGVTIVIITHELDVIRSIADRVAVLDGGELVESGSLYEVFAHPSTEAAARFVGTTLRDRPSAATLARLRRTHSGRLVTVRVRDRTGFQTALAATFLRHEVAAEIVFGGISELQDRPVGSLTFELTGPPDAVDASLAALRSDGVELTEED
- a CDS encoding MetQ/NlpA family ABC transporter substrate-binding protein; the protein is MSDSSTPSEPADEPQLPERRSSGRRRINWIVSAVVVAAIVVVAVVVAVTGGSDDAKTVRIGVADASEPYWKTYAALAKKRLNVTVTYVNFNDYSQPNPALKQKQLDLNQFQHIQYLANYNVTAHEDLQPIGATAVYPLPLYALKYHAPAALPDGAKVAIPNDAINEARGLLVLQAAKLVTLKNGGTAFSSTSDITSHRVDVVTLDASQTARAVLNGSAAAAIVNNNYATSAKLAKSDAIFQDDPASPIAAPYVNLFVSRAADKDNPTYLKLAALYHDPSVEKGVQTANGGTAVFRDVTPATLQAELKTVQAQAQAAQK
- a CDS encoding M1 family metallopeptidase, translating into MRKTPLLAVAVGAAGVLLFATAASAAAPGAPGIGDPYYPDYGNGGYDVSHYDLGLKYQPATDTLQGTARITARATQDLSRFDLDFLLDTQAVTVNGRKASFTTSGAHELVITPARVLRKGASIAITVTYSGVPSTKKYNDYVGWAKTPDGAVAAQEPESAWWWFPSNDHPLDKATYDITITVPEGLQTISSGEPHGARTAGGWTTYKWHEAKPEATYLTTLAVGKFEIHQGRTKSGLPVITAYSPDVDPALLTAAKASVETTGEVIDWESTVFGPYPFTSAGGYVPNVTSHFSLEEQTRVFYSPAAFSTGVRPYLIVHENAHQWFGDSVSLTTWRDIWLNEGFATFAEWLWSEKTGQGTTAEVARQTYDSYPADDPFWQVKAGDPGPGDNQFDDAVYDRGALTLQALRATVGDAKFFTILRAWATLHRYGNATTAQFEALAEKISGKNLGSLFQTWLYTTGRPAAPPQQVALKTTPKSWKEIRQTRTLEAH